The genomic segment AAAATATAACCGCCTTGCGGGTTCTTGGTGCCAAGCCCCTCCGCCCCGTGGCAGGACGCGCATTGCGCTGCATAGATTGCCTTACCGTGCTCACGGTTTGGGACGAGCGCGGTATCAATCTTTTCGAAACCTCTGCCGGTCATGTTGGTGCCAGTCGGGACCCCCGTAGACAGCCACTTCATATAGGCCATGATGGCATTCATTTCGGCCGAGTCGAACGCCAATGGCTTGCCATTCATCGAGCGCTGGAAGCAGTCGTTGATGCGCTCCTGAAGGGAGATGACCTTGCCGCTCCGGGACCGGTATTCGGGGAAGGCGCCAGCGAGTCCAACCCAGGGCGACGCATAGGCGGTCGTCCCGGCATTCAGGTGACAACTCGTGCAATTCAGGCCATTACCGACATTGTTTGGAAGTTGTTTGTGGGTGTCCGTCAGTAAGACCTTCCCACGTCTGATGGCGTCGCCCATTGGCCCCTTGGGAATCGAGGCCTCGTCTGGCACGGGCATAGGCATCGCCTGCGTTTCAGATAGCGCTGGCGCACTGGCGGCAACCAGCATTGCCAGGGTCAAAATGCGCAGCTTGATTGTGTTCACGAATGTCTCCTCAGAAATGGTTGTATCGACTAATGTGTTCGCTTTGGTATTCGCATTAGGCAGCCATGGCGACTCTCGCGACCATGCCGATGGCAATCAGGCCGGCGACCACTGCAAAACCTTGTTGCAGCCTGTGGCCGCTTAACCGGCTGGCGACGAGCCTGCCCCCTAACATGGCAGCTACGGCACCTCCAGCGAACGGCACACCAATCTGCCAGTTCATGCGCCCGGCAATCGCGGTCGAAATGACGCCGGAAGCGGAGACCAGCGTGATGACTGCCAGGGACGTCGCCACGATGGCCTGCACTGAGGCGTTGGTGGCCTTCTTCAGAGCGGGAACAATGACAAAGCCGCCACCAACACCGAGCAGGCCGGAGAGAAAGCCGGCGCCTACACCGGAGAGCGCAAGGGCGCGGGTGCAGGAAGCGGTCCAGACAAAGCGGCCGGTGCGATTGTCCAGTTGGCAAGGCCGCAACAGGCCGGCTCCCGTTGGGTGTTCCGGCGTGCTCCCGGTCGCTTGCCAGAACATCCGCCATGCCACAAAGGCCAGCACGGCTGCGAATAGCAGCGTTAGTGGGCCGTTCGGCAGACGGTGCGCGAGCCACAATCCGACAGGTGAGAACAGCGTGCCGGCGATAGCCATCAGCATGGCAGCGCGGTAATGCACAATGCCTGCGCGTAGTCCAAGTATGGCTCCTACGGCGGCAGACAGGCCCACCGCAAGCAGCGCGACCGGCGCGGCCTCCGCAACGTTCAGATGCAGAACGAAGAGCAGTAGCGGCACAGCGAGAATAGCGCCACCTGCCCCGGTCAACGCCAGGATGAGACCGACTACCGAGCCCAGCGCTGCACTGACGGCAAGTACGTTTTCCATCGATGTACGGCTTAACAGATGCGTTCATTGGACGTCGCCGCCGGGTGCTGGCCTGCTTACGCCCGTTGCAGGGGCGACTTGGCCCGCTCTGCAACTTCGAATACGACCATGCCGGCCACCATCGCCACCACAAAGCCAACGGCCTTTGGATAGCCAGCGCCCAAGGCCACCAGCGCGGGGCCGGGGCAGAAGCCTGCCAGACCCCAGCCGATGCCGAACGCCGCGCTGCCGAGCACCAGCCGCAGCGTCACGGTGGTGCTTGCGGGCAGTTGCACAGGCAGCCCAAGGAAAGAGCGCTTGCGGCGTTTGGCAATCAGGAAGGCGAGTGAGCCGACGGCAATCGCACCGGCCATCACAAAGGCCAGCGACGGGTCCCAGGTTCCTGCCAGGTCGAGGAAGCCCTGTACTTTGGCGGGGTTGGCCATGCCGGAGACCATCAGGCCGATGCCGAAGAGCAGGCCCGCGAGCAATGCGGTAATGGCGGTCATGTCAGCCTCCAATTAGGTGCCGCTGTACGAAGACAGTCAGAAATCCCGCCACCATGAACGTCAGGGTGGCGACCAGGGAGCGGACGGAACCGCGCGAGATGCCGCACACGCCGTGACCGCTGGTGCAGCCGCTGGCGTAGCGGGTGCCAAGGCCAACCAGAAAACCAGCGACCAGGATTTCTCCCCAGCTCGCCTGGATATCGGCAACAGCGGGCTTCCCGAGCAGGCTCGCAAGTACTGGGGCGCCGACCAGTCCGGTAAGGAAGGCTAGGCGCCAGGCCATGTCCTTTCGGGGCAGGCTGAGTAGGCCGCCAAGAATGCCACTGATACCGGCAATGCGGCCGTTGAACAGCACCAGCACGGCTGCTGCCGCGCCGATGACGAGTCCGCCAGCCAGCGACAGACCGGGCGTGAAGTTACCGAGGTCAATCAACATGTCGCCTCCTATTTGGCGTTGGCGCAGAACTGCTCATAAAGGACTGCCATGACGGCGAGCGCCTCAGGGCTTGCCACGGAATAGAAGATGTTCTTTCCTTCTCGGCGCGTTGCGACGAGGCCGTTTTCGCGTAGGACGCCAAGTTGCTGCGATAGCGTCGGCTGCCGAATGCCAAGTTGCGCCTCCAGTTCGCCGACTGACAGCTCGCCCTGTGAAAGCTGGCACATCAGCAGCAGGCGGTCCGGATTGGCGAGCACCTTGAGCAGCGCACAGGCATTCGTCGCAGCAGCTTGCATTGTGGGGAGGTCAATGGTCGGGTGGGGCTGGTCCATAGGTCGTCTAAACTTTGTGTCTTGATAGTATATTGAAAAATAGAATGTGTGTGAATAGAATGTATTGCATCCAAGGAGGCACGCATGCAACCGACCATTCAACCGTTCTTCGACCCGGCGACCTGGACCGTGACCTACGTGGTCTATCAGGAGGGGCGTCCCGAGTGCGCCATCATCGACTCGGTACTCGACTACGACCCCAAGGCGGGGCGGACATCAACGACAAGTGCCGATAAGGTCATCGCCTTCGTGCACGAGCACGAATTGCACGTCGAGTGGATTCTCGAGACGCATGCGCACGCCGACCACCTGTCTGCGGCGCCCTACCTCAAACGCCACCTCGGCGGTCGTATAGCCATCGGCCAGAACATTCGCCGTGTGCAGGGGGTGTTCAAGACGCTCTTCAACCTGGAACCTGAGTTCCGGCTCGACGGGTCGCAGTTCGACCACCTTTTCGAAGAGGATGAGACGTTTGCCATCGGTGGCCTGACCGGCAAGGCGATTCATGTGCCCGGCCATACCCCTGCCGACATGGCTTACCAGATTGGGGACGCGGTCTTTGTCGGCGATACGATGTTCATGCCGGACGTCGGCACTGCCCGCTGCGACTTTCCCGGGGGCAATGCGCATGAGCTGTACCGCTCCATCCGCAAACTCTTGGACTTTCCGGGCGAGACGCGGCTCTTTATGTGCCACGACTATCCGCCCGAGGGGCGGGGTCCGGCCTGGGAAACCACAGTGCGCGACCAACGGAACTGCAATATCCACGTCCACGATGGCGTGAGCGAGGACCAGTTCGTGGCGATGCGGCACGCACGTGACGCAACGCTGGCAATGCCGACGCTGATATTGCCGTCGGTCCAGGTCAACATCCGCGCCGGCGAATTGCCTCCACCCGAGTCCAACGGGGTGCGCTATCTGAAAATCCCGCTCAACGCCATCTGATGAACGGGCCTCGTTGCACCCATGCTATCCCCGACAGCCATTGTTGTTCTCGCCGCTCTCCTGCTTGGGGAGACCATTGCCTTCTGGCTGGGTCGCCGCTCGAAGGTCGATATCGACAAGAGTGTCATCACCATCGTGGTAGCCGGGGCCATCAGTGCACGCCTAGCCTTCGTCTGGAAGTGGCACACCGCCTATCTGGCAGCGCCGCTGAGCATCCTTGATATTCGCGATGGCGGATGGAGCCTTACCGCTGGCCTGGTAGTTGGCTGCGTTTTGGTACTCTGGATTGGCCTGCGCAACGCCACCCTGCGAAAGCCCCTGGCCGCTGCGATGCTGGCCAGCTTCAGCGTTCTGGGCATTGGGTCTGTTGTCGTTGACAGGCTCGATTCTGCCAAGCTTGCTCAAGGCAGGCTGCCTGAGCTTCCTCTAGCCTCGCTCCAAGGTGAAGCTGTCGTGCTGTCAAGCTTTGCCGGACGACCAACAGTACTCAATCTGTGGGCCAGCTGGTGTCCTCCGTGTCGGCAGGAGATGCCGATGCTTCGCGCGGCACAGGCAAATCATTCGGACATCAACTTTGTTTTTGTGAACCAGGGCGAGACCGCTCATCAGGTGCGGCGCTACCTTACGGAGCAGCACCTCACGATGTCCAATTTGCTTCTCGACCCGCAGAGCCACACGGCTGCTGCCCTTGGGCAAATCGCATTCCCGACGACCTACCTGTTCGATGCCACCGGACGCTTGATTGACGTCCGAGTCGGGGAATTGTCCGCCGGCACGCTAGCTGAGCGTCTTGCTCGCCTGATAGCACAGGATGGCAAGGCGAGTGCAGGCCAAGCTTCCCGAACCCACGACTAGCCATCCAGAACATACGCGACTTCGTTGTCGCCTCCCCCATACCATGAAATTTCCCCGCAATACCTCGCCCTCACTCCGCATTGCCTTTCCGCTTTGGCGCACTGGCATCTAAATGACCGCGTCCACGCATCGCATCATGATAGAAAACCCAAGAAACGTTGACCGTTTGCTTTTCGGATTCAGCAAACTAGATTTCCTGGACATAGCTTGGCTGCGGGACCGGTTCAAAAAGGCCGAAATTGCATTCGAGGCCTACGCCGGCATACAGCTCAAGAGTACATTCCCGGAGCTATCGTTTTCGACTGAGTGGCTGGCGAAAGCATGGTCGCTTTTTGAGCGGTACGCCAAGCATGGCAGCCAAAATCCTACGCGCCGGGAACTTCCTTTCCTGCTTTTTATGCTCGGGCTCAAGGCTGCGTGGCCAATGAAAACGCACTTCTCGCGCGAAACCTGGGAACTCGCCATGGAAGAAGGAACGGCCCGTGCGAAACAGATGCTCATGATAGTTTTTATTTTTCATGAGGACGGCGGGCCTTTGCTTAGGCTTGACACGGGACACCGTTAAGCCAGGTAAAGCAAACGCGAGACGAGGGATTCCCGTCAAACCGCACGGTTTACTTATCGTGCGGCCGAGGGTCCAATCATGGATGCCTGTCTGGTGATTCCTTTCGCCAGCACATTTCACATCTTACTGAGCTCTCTGGCATGGATGTACAGTCCAAACGACCCACTGGCGCAAGGCGGTAGCCGACCTAGAAGTTCAATCGTTAAATTTCTTGTTCTGTAAAAGTCGAACAGAAGCGAAGTGTTTTTGGTTAACGTAGCAACCGAATTTAGCCAATCCTCTGACGTGCGTGCGCCGCCAAAAAAGTCAGCGTGCGGGGTTAAGGCGCGGATGGGTTTCCTCGCCCCACAGGTAGAGCAGCAGTCCAGACAGGAACATTGTGCCTGCCACAAACCAGAAAGCGCTCTCAATATTGCCTCCCAACGCGGCGGTAATACCCAGTCCGAGCGCCCCGATGCCATAACCCAGGTCACGCCAGAAGCGATAGATGCCGATGGCCGAGGCTCGCCAATTCGGATGAGCAATGTCGGCAACGGCCGCGCTCAGGTTCGGGTAGAGCATTGCCATCCCGAGTCCTGCTATAGCAGCAGCAGTGCTCCACCACATTGAACCCGAGCCAAGCGGCAGGAGCGCAACCCCGCCGCCGCAAATCCACATGCCTAACGTGTTGAGCAAATGACGGCCCAGGTGGTCCGACAGTTTTCCGGTGAAAAACTGTGCTGCGCCCCAAGTGAAGCCGTAGACGCCTACAATCCAGCCGATGCCCGGCAGGCTCACCCCGCGCTGATGCAAATAGACTGGCCAAAATACCCATACCAGAGCATCGACGAACTTCTCGACCATTCCTGCCTGGCACAGTACCGCCATTCGCCGGTCCCGCCAGGTCATCAGTGCGAACATTTCTGCGGTCGTCGGCTGTGGCCCCACAACTGCCGGGTACTTGGGCCGCAATGCTTGAGTTCCCGGACTCGTATGGCGCTTCACTTCATCACGTGCCCAGGGGAGGGTCTCGGTGATGGCCAGCCAGGCCAGAATCGTGGCTAACCCGATGACGACGCTGCCGAACCACAGCAAGCCTTGCCGGGGGCCGAGCATTGAGGCGAGATAACCTGTCATGATGCCCGCTAGCGCGACGCCGACGTAGCCAGAGAACTCATTTAGCCCAATGACAAGACCGCGCTGGTCAGCGCGTGTGATGTCGAGTTTCGCAGTCTGAGTCATGGACCATGTCAAGCCTTGGTTGACGCCCAGCAAAATGGTGGCGAACACAACCCATGACCAACTGGTCGCAAAATAGACCAGAGGGGGGATGGGTAGTGCGACGACCCAACCCAGCAGAAGGACGCGCTTTCGGCCAAGCTTCTCAGCCATGCGTCCTGCGACGAAGTTCATCGCACCCTTCACGAAACCGAAGGCGACGACGAATGCCACCAACAGCATGAATGAGCCACGCGGGACGCCGAACTCGGATTCGGCCAATGCGGGCACA from the Cupriavidus sp. WKF15 genome contains:
- a CDS encoding YeeE/YedE family protein, encoding MTAITALLAGLLFGIGLMVSGMANPAKVQGFLDLAGTWDPSLAFVMAGAIAVGSLAFLIAKRRKRSFLGLPVQLPASTTVTLRLVLGSAAFGIGWGLAGFCPGPALVALGAGYPKAVGFVVAMVAGMVVFEVAERAKSPLQRA
- a CDS encoding YeeE/YedE family protein, encoding MLIDLGNFTPGLSLAGGLVIGAAAAVLVLFNGRIAGISGILGGLLSLPRKDMAWRLAFLTGLVGAPVLASLLGKPAVADIQASWGEILVAGFLVGLGTRYASGCTSGHGVCGISRGSVRSLVATLTFMVAGFLTVFVQRHLIGG
- a CDS encoding sulfite exporter TauE/SafE family protein, whose protein sequence is MENVLAVSAALGSVVGLILALTGAGGAILAVPLLLFVLHLNVAEAAPVALLAVGLSAAVGAILGLRAGIVHYRAAMLMAIAGTLFSPVGLWLAHRLPNGPLTLLFAAVLAFVAWRMFWQATGSTPEHPTGAGLLRPCQLDNRTGRFVWTASCTRALALSGVGAGFLSGLLGVGGGFVIVPALKKATNASVQAIVATSLAVITLVSASGVISTAIAGRMNWQIGVPFAGGAVAAMLGGRLVASRLSGHRLQQGFAVVAGLIAIGMVARVAMAA
- a CDS encoding c-type cytochrome, with translation MNTIKLRILTLAMLVAASAPALSETQAMPMPVPDEASIPKGPMGDAIRRGKVLLTDTHKQLPNNVGNGLNCTSCHLNAGTTAYASPWVGLAGAFPEYRSRSGKVISLQERINDCFQRSMNGKPLAFDSAEMNAIMAYMKWLSTGVPTGTNMTGRGFEKIDTALVPNREHGKAIYAAQCASCHGAEGLGTKNPQGGYIFPPVWGKDSFNVGAGMARMYTAAAFVKHNMPLGQGGTLSAQDSVDVAAYFTQQPRPDYAARVKDWPKGDKPKDAR
- a CDS encoding MFS transporter, with translation MQQLLQVLLVGLTIGMMRNVVPALAESEFGVPRGSFMLLVAFVVAFGFVKGAMNFVAGRMAEKLGRKRVLLLGWVVALPIPPLVYFATSWSWVVFATILLGVNQGLTWSMTQTAKLDITRADQRGLVIGLNEFSGYVGVALAGIMTGYLASMLGPRQGLLWFGSVVIGLATILAWLAITETLPWARDEVKRHTSPGTQALRPKYPAVVGPQPTTAEMFALMTWRDRRMAVLCQAGMVEKFVDALVWVFWPVYLHQRGVSLPGIGWIVGVYGFTWGAAQFFTGKLSDHLGRHLLNTLGMWICGGGVALLPLGSGSMWWSTAAAIAGLGMAMLYPNLSAAVADIAHPNWRASAIGIYRFWRDLGYGIGALGLGITAALGGNIESAFWFVAGTMFLSGLLLYLWGEETHPRLNPAR
- a CDS encoding MBL fold metallo-hydrolase: MQPTIQPFFDPATWTVTYVVYQEGRPECAIIDSVLDYDPKAGRTSTTSADKVIAFVHEHELHVEWILETHAHADHLSAAPYLKRHLGGRIAIGQNIRRVQGVFKTLFNLEPEFRLDGSQFDHLFEEDETFAIGGLTGKAIHVPGHTPADMAYQIGDAVFVGDTMFMPDVGTARCDFPGGNAHELYRSIRKLLDFPGETRLFMCHDYPPEGRGPAWETTVRDQRNCNIHVHDGVSEDQFVAMRHARDATLAMPTLILPSVQVNIRAGELPPPESNGVRYLKIPLNAI
- a CDS encoding metalloregulator ArsR/SmtB family transcription factor, yielding MDQPHPTIDLPTMQAAATNACALLKVLANPDRLLLMCQLSQGELSVGELEAQLGIRQPTLSQQLGVLRENGLVATRREGKNIFYSVASPEALAVMAVLYEQFCANAK
- a CDS encoding TlpA disulfide reductase family protein produces the protein MLSPTAIVVLAALLLGETIAFWLGRRSKVDIDKSVITIVVAGAISARLAFVWKWHTAYLAAPLSILDIRDGGWSLTAGLVVGCVLVLWIGLRNATLRKPLAAAMLASFSVLGIGSVVVDRLDSAKLAQGRLPELPLASLQGEAVVLSSFAGRPTVLNLWASWCPPCRQEMPMLRAAQANHSDINFVFVNQGETAHQVRRYLTEQHLTMSNLLLDPQSHTAAALGQIAFPTTYLFDATGRLIDVRVGELSAGTLAERLARLIAQDGKASAGQASRTHD